In Nostoc sp. UHCC 0926, a single genomic region encodes these proteins:
- a CDS encoding CsbD family protein — protein MSIEDRAKAAAKNVEGKAQEALGNITGDPEDKAKGKAKQAESEVRHGIEDVKDGVKKNID, from the coding sequence ATGAGCATCGAAGATCGCGCTAAGGCAGCTGCTAAAAATGTTGAAGGTAAAGCCCAAGAAGCATTGGGAAATATCACTGGAGATCCAGAAGATAAAGCAAAAGGTAAAGCAAAACAAGCTGAAAGCGAAGTGCGTCACGGGATTGAAGACGTAAAAGATGGCGTCAAGAAGAACATTGACTAA
- a CDS encoding GNAT family N-acetyltransferase → MSEEIQIFTTEYLDKCAHLYIEVFNGEPWNEQWTFETARAKLFEIMNTPGFVGFVFKQDELLGFVAGYCKQGQKSKSFCLEEICVRPHKQSQGIGTKLLNQLMDTLTAMKVTYVYLLTKKDGQAEAFYTKHGYQRSQHLIFMAKRF, encoded by the coding sequence ATGTCAGAAGAAATTCAAATCTTTACTACTGAATATCTTGACAAGTGCGCTCATTTATATATTGAAGTGTTCAATGGTGAACCTTGGAACGAGCAATGGACTTTCGAGACTGCAAGAGCAAAGTTGTTTGAAATTATGAATACACCAGGTTTTGTTGGATTTGTATTCAAACAGGATGAACTGTTAGGATTCGTGGCAGGTTATTGTAAGCAAGGGCAAAAAAGTAAAAGCTTTTGTCTAGAAGAAATCTGTGTCCGACCTCATAAGCAAAGTCAAGGAATTGGGACAAAGCTACTTAACCAGTTAATGGATACTCTAACCGCGATGAAAGTTACCTATGTTTATCTTTTGACTAAAAAGGATGGACAAGCAGAGGCTTTTTACACCAAGCATGGCTATCAAAGAAGCCAGCATCTGATTTTTATGGCAAAACGATTTTAG
- a CDS encoding TspO/MBR family protein produces the protein MIKSWMVIGGVAFLVALAANVITPSDRQWFKRLQRPRWLTFEGAIPIIWTVIFICGAWSAYIIWEKDPGSTSTWLIMGLYLLLEIVTIAYTPVMFKLRSLKVGTVLGGTGFLICVLLILAALSISSWAALLLVPYLLWSPIGTYTTWQMVSLNPQDG, from the coding sequence ATGATTAAATCTTGGATGGTGATTGGGGGTGTGGCTTTCTTGGTTGCCTTAGCAGCTAACGTGATTACGCCTAGCGATCGCCAATGGTTCAAGCGCTTACAACGACCGAGATGGCTAACTTTTGAGGGTGCAATTCCAATTATTTGGACTGTAATATTTATTTGCGGTGCTTGGTCAGCTTATATTATCTGGGAAAAAGACCCAGGAAGCACCTCAACCTGGTTAATCATGGGTTTATACTTGCTTTTAGAAATTGTGACCATTGCCTATACGCCTGTAATGTTTAAGCTTCGCAGTCTGAAAGTAGGTACAGTTCTTGGCGGCACAGGTTTTCTTATTTGTGTTTTATTGATACTTGCAGCCTTAAGTATTTCTAGTTGGGCAGCACTATTACTAGTTCCTTATTTGCTCTGGAGTCCCATTGGTACTTATACCACTTGGCAGATGGTCAGTCTCAATCCTCAAGATGGCTAA
- a CDS encoding 6-phosphofructokinase — protein MSIKDIGERKRIGILTSGGDCSGLNAVIRAVVNCAVNTYGWEVLGIRQATLGLMARPPQFTKLEIDQVDYEF, from the coding sequence ATGTCAATAAAAGATATCGGAGAACGCAAACGCATAGGAATTCTTACCAGTGGAGGTGATTGTTCTGGCTTAAATGCTGTGATTAGGGCTGTAGTAAATTGTGCTGTGAATACCTACGGCTGGGAGGTTTTGGGAATTCGTCAAGCGACTCTAGGATTAATGGCACGTCCGCCACAATTCACAAAGCTGGAAATTGATCAAGTTGACTACGAATTTTAG
- the era gene encoding GTPase Era — translation MRVEPKVTSIDNYNFSFSGEVTIPQAPPEFKSGFIGIVGRPNVGKSTLMNQLVGQKIAITSPVAQTTRNRLRGILTTPEAQLIFVDTPGIHKPHHQLGEVLVQNAKIAIESVDVVLFVVDGAVACGAGDRYIADLLSRSKTPVIVGANKIDQQPADSQFLDDSYAQMAKSHEWEIVKFSAKTSAGLPQLQELLIEHLEIGPLYYPPDLVTDQPERFIMGELIREQILLLTREEVPHSVAIAIDLVEETPSITRVLATINVERDSQKGILIGKGGAMLKAIGSEAREQIQKLIAGKVYLELFVKVQPKWRQSRISLAELGYRVEE, via the coding sequence ATGAGGGTGGAGCCAAAGGTGACTAGTATTGATAATTACAACTTCTCTTTTTCAGGAGAAGTAACAATCCCACAGGCTCCTCCTGAATTTAAATCAGGTTTTATCGGCATTGTTGGTCGTCCTAATGTCGGTAAATCTACTTTAATGAATCAATTGGTAGGACAAAAGATTGCCATTACATCACCAGTAGCCCAAACAACACGTAACCGTTTGCGCGGTATTTTAACTACACCAGAGGCGCAGTTAATATTTGTAGATACGCCAGGAATTCATAAGCCCCATCATCAATTAGGGGAAGTTTTGGTGCAAAATGCCAAAATTGCGATTGAATCGGTAGATGTAGTGCTATTTGTGGTAGATGGAGCGGTGGCATGTGGTGCAGGCGATCGCTATATTGCCGATTTGCTCAGTCGCAGCAAAACACCGGTAATTGTGGGTGCGAACAAAATCGACCAACAACCCGCGGATTCTCAGTTTCTAGATGATAGTTACGCCCAGATGGCCAAGTCCCATGAATGGGAAATCGTGAAATTTTCTGCCAAGACTAGTGCAGGATTACCGCAACTTCAAGAATTATTAATTGAACATTTAGAAATTGGCCCATTATACTATCCTCCAGACTTGGTAACTGACCAGCCAGAGCGCTTTATTATGGGCGAATTGATCCGAGAACAAATTTTATTATTGACTCGTGAAGAAGTACCGCATTCAGTAGCGATCGCTATTGATCTAGTAGAAGAAACTCCCAGCATTACCCGTGTACTTGCTACCATCAACGTCGAGCGCGATTCCCAAAAAGGCATACTCATTGGCAAAGGCGGAGCGATGCTCAAAGCGATTGGTAGTGAAGCTCGTGAACAAATCCAAAAGTTAATCGCTGGTAAAGTTTACTTAGAATTGTTTGTAAAAGTTCAGCCGAAATGGCGACAGTCGCGGATCAGTTTAGCAGAGTTAGGCTATCGCGTGGAAGAATAA
- a CDS encoding histidine phosphatase family protein, translating into MSLTIYFLRHGQTECSRNNSFCGSIDSELTPEGLEMAKAFAEAYSSMDWTAIFSSPMRRTVLTAKPSSEAIGMEPQLRDGLKEINYGKWEGKTPEVISREYHDDYIRWSADPAWYAPNGGEMAVTIASRAIQVIEEIKSLYSSGNVLVVSHKATIRIILCSLLGIDVGRFRFRLGCPVASVSIVEFTSHGPLLKALADRTHLDERLRNLPGT; encoded by the coding sequence GTGAGCCTAACTATTTATTTCCTTCGTCACGGACAGACAGAATGCAGTCGCAATAATTCCTTTTGCGGTTCCATAGACTCAGAACTTACTCCAGAAGGCTTGGAGATGGCAAAGGCTTTTGCAGAGGCATATAGTTCTATGGATTGGACAGCAATATTTTCTAGTCCAATGCGCCGAACTGTATTGACAGCAAAACCCTCATCTGAAGCAATAGGAATGGAACCACAACTTAGAGATGGTTTGAAGGAAATTAATTATGGCAAGTGGGAAGGAAAAACGCCAGAAGTAATTAGCCGTGAATATCACGATGATTATATTCGTTGGTCAGCCGATCCAGCTTGGTATGCGCCAAATGGTGGAGAAATGGCAGTTACAATTGCTTCTCGCGCCATACAGGTAATTGAAGAAATCAAGAGTCTTTACAGCAGTGGGAATGTGTTAGTGGTTTCCCACAAGGCAACTATCAGAATTATTCTGTGTAGCTTACTGGGGATTGATGTCGGACGCTTCCGTTTTCGTTTGGGATGCCCTGTTGCTTCGGTCAGTATTGTAGAATTTACTTCACATGGGCCGCTATTGAAGGCTTTGGCAGACCGGACTCATTTGGATGAGCGGTTGCGAAATTTACCGGGAACGTGA
- a CDS encoding succinylglutamate desuccinylase/aspartoacylase family protein → MLPVIETIALRQMASGDRLYLQLYKFIGAQPGKKVYIQSNLHGAEIAGNAVIHQLIEFLLTINDTDLTGEIWLVPVCNPMGTNERAHHFSPGRYCIYEAKDWNRIFWDYEKQADDLVAFTKSQLHIELEVVRQNYLTIIKQQFAKILEKINSPSAIPYTEIFSYKLQNLSLDADYLIDLHSSTNQALDYIYYFRNREDSAKYFLLDFGILLDKYDGDAFDEAFIKPWLALEACFKELGREIKFDVEAWTLELGTGMQMNPDSVAKGVRGVKNYLAQKGVLQIPDLLDDTKTHEMTFVSSSNRKKYYAIAGGMIQSRIKLGSSVKAGEKLYQILSFNKEGKLPSVIDICAQQDGLVDDVATNQAVNEGEFVLGVIS, encoded by the coding sequence ATGCTGCCAGTTATTGAAACTATTGCTTTACGTCAAATGGCTTCAGGCGATCGCCTCTACTTACAACTATACAAATTCATCGGCGCACAACCTGGTAAAAAGGTTTACATTCAATCTAACCTACACGGTGCAGAAATCGCTGGTAATGCTGTTATTCACCAGCTAATTGAGTTTTTATTAACAATAAATGACACAGATTTAACTGGAGAAATTTGGCTGGTTCCCGTTTGTAATCCAATGGGGACGAATGAACGCGCTCATCATTTTTCCCCTGGACGATATTGCATTTACGAAGCCAAAGACTGGAATCGCATATTTTGGGACTACGAGAAACAAGCTGATGATTTAGTAGCTTTTACTAAATCTCAACTTCATATTGAGCTAGAGGTCGTTCGACAAAATTATCTAACTATAATTAAGCAACAATTTGCGAAAATTTTAGAAAAAATTAATTCTCCTAGTGCAATACCATACACTGAGATTTTTAGCTACAAACTACAAAATCTGAGTTTAGATGCAGACTACTTAATTGACTTACATAGTTCTACAAATCAAGCGTTAGACTACATTTATTACTTCCGAAATCGAGAAGACAGTGCAAAATACTTCCTACTTGATTTTGGAATCTTACTTGATAAATACGATGGTGATGCTTTTGATGAAGCTTTTATCAAACCTTGGTTAGCACTGGAAGCTTGTTTTAAAGAGTTGGGTAGAGAAATCAAGTTTGATGTGGAAGCTTGGACACTGGAATTGGGAACAGGAATGCAAATGAACCCTGATTCAGTCGCCAAAGGTGTACGGGGTGTGAAAAACTATTTAGCACAAAAAGGTGTACTGCAAATTCCTGATTTATTGGATGACACAAAAACCCATGAAATGACTTTTGTATCTAGCAGCAACAGGAAAAAATATTATGCGATCGCAGGTGGCATGATTCAATCCAGAATAAAATTGGGTAGTTCAGTAAAAGCTGGGGAAAAACTGTATCAAATTCTCAGTTTTAATAAAGAAGGTAAGTTACCCAGTGTAATTGATATCTGCGCTCAACAGGATGGATTGGTTGATGATGTCGCAACTAATCAGGCTGTGAATGAAGGGGAATTTGTATTGGGAGTTATTAGTTAG
- a CDS encoding YdeI/OmpD-associated family protein: protein MQPNTEINLSKSKIIGVSKLNNEFLTFCPQSREEWRRWLEKNHRTSLGVWLIYYKVKSGKPSVRYSEAVKEALCFGWIDSKVKSLDEERYMQIFTPRKLKSVWSKLNKQYIEELIEQGVMTTVGLEKIEAAKQDGSWKILDAIEALIIPLDLKQALEANKTAKEYFETFNNSSKKNILFWIDSAKRPETRLKRIEQTVNSAAVNKNPLTND from the coding sequence ATGCAGCCAAATACAGAGATAAATCTCAGCAAAAGTAAGATTATTGGTGTATCCAAACTTAATAATGAATTCCTCACTTTCTGCCCTCAAAGCCGCGAAGAATGGCGGAGATGGTTAGAAAAAAACCATCGCACCTCTCTTGGTGTGTGGCTCATTTACTACAAAGTAAAAAGTGGTAAACCAAGTGTTCGATATAGCGAAGCGGTAAAAGAAGCCTTATGCTTTGGTTGGATTGATAGTAAAGTCAAATCCTTAGATGAAGAACGTTATATGCAAATATTTACACCTCGAAAACTGAAAAGCGTGTGGTCAAAATTAAATAAACAATATATTGAAGAACTCATCGAACAAGGTGTGATGACTACAGTTGGTCTGGAAAAAATTGAAGCTGCAAAACAAGATGGTTCATGGAAGATATTGGATGCGATCGAAGCATTAATTATTCCCTTAGATTTAAAGCAAGCATTAGAAGCAAACAAAACTGCCAAAGAATATTTTGAGACATTTAACAACTCATCCAAAAAGAATATCCTTTTTTGGATTGACAGTGCAAAACGTCCAGAGACAAGGTTGAAGAGAATTGAACAAACCGTCAACTCAGCAGCAGTTAACAAAAACCCATTAACTAATGACTAA
- a CDS encoding TspO/MBR family protein, giving the protein MIPSWIIIGAVTFFVALGSFLITPRDVKWFAQLRRPRWLVFEPLIPFIWTVIFVCGAASAYTVWEKSPGSLITWLLMALYVLVEIITVAYIPVMLRFRSLKIGEILGLIGLVSAVILAICVLPISGLAALLLLPYLVWTPIGTYTTDELKEQNPQDA; this is encoded by the coding sequence ATGATTCCATCTTGGATAATAATTGGGGCTGTAACTTTTTTCGTTGCCCTTGGTAGTTTCTTAATAACGCCACGTGATGTCAAATGGTTTGCACAGTTACGTCGCCCTCGCTGGCTAGTTTTTGAGCCGCTGATTCCGTTTATCTGGACTGTGATTTTTGTTTGCGGTGCAGCTTCAGCTTATACTGTCTGGGAAAAAAGCCCAGGAAGCCTAATTACTTGGCTACTAATGGCTTTGTACGTCTTGGTGGAAATTATCACCGTCGCCTACATACCTGTAATGCTGAGGTTTCGCAGTCTCAAAATTGGGGAAATTCTTGGGCTAATAGGTTTAGTTTCAGCCGTTATCCTTGCAATCTGCGTTTTGCCAATTTCTGGACTAGCGGCGCTGTTACTCCTTCCTTATCTAGTTTGGACTCCCATTGGTACTTACACCACCGACGAGTTAAAGGAGCAAAATCCTCAAGATGCATAA
- a CDS encoding response regulator, with protein sequence MSLDTRYPLNLPINAPPLRVLIVEDDPMMQLGLEQSLMAHPQLEIVGQAEDGYLGVQAALQLKPDLVVMDIGLPRLDGIAATQQIKAALPATHVVMLTSHQTETEIIAALSSGADAYCIKGASVERLLSAIAAAVDGAAYLDPQIARRVIDNLKPPSPTTNNANLSGRELEVLKLMVDGLSNPEIAAKLYLSPNTIKTHVRGIMNKLAVDDRVQAAVVALRSGLV encoded by the coding sequence ATGTCTTTAGATACTCGCTATCCCTTAAATTTACCAATCAATGCTCCGCCGTTGCGCGTGTTAATTGTCGAAGATGATCCGATGATGCAACTAGGATTAGAGCAATCGTTAATGGCTCATCCTCAGTTGGAGATTGTTGGACAAGCAGAAGATGGTTATTTGGGAGTCCAAGCAGCACTGCAACTGAAACCTGATTTGGTGGTTATGGATATTGGGTTGCCACGATTGGATGGCATTGCAGCGACACAGCAAATTAAAGCGGCGCTGCCAGCAACTCATGTGGTGATGCTGACATCTCATCAAACGGAGACAGAAATTATTGCTGCCCTGTCTAGCGGTGCAGATGCATATTGCATCAAAGGTGCAAGTGTGGAACGATTGTTAAGTGCGATCGCAGCCGCAGTTGATGGTGCAGCCTATCTCGATCCTCAAATTGCGCGGCGAGTAATTGATAATCTCAAACCGCCCTCACCCACCACTAATAACGCCAACTTATCTGGGCGCGAGTTAGAAGTGTTGAAACTCATGGTAGACGGCTTGAGTAACCCAGAGATTGCCGCAAAACTGTATCTCAGTCCCAACACCATCAAAACTCACGTCAGAGGGATTATGAACAAATTAGCAGTAGACGATCGCGTGCAAGCGGCAGTTGTAGCACTGCGTTCTGGGTTGGTTTGA